Proteins from a single region of Amycolatopsis sp. CA-230715:
- a CDS encoding polyphosphate polymerase domain-containing protein, translating to MSEDRATALVGTVAATLPGISLPEVLDTTGLMSRVDRKFVVGHADFLSFVDGIGGLLALDIDGRRSFGYSSTYFDTPGLAVYHAHRQGRRRRYKIRTRTYVDTADTFCELKLSGRREMTVKRRRPHPPGEANAMTADSFAFLDRELGTRFGLPAPRPLAASLVTDYRRTTLVTADRLTRITCDTSLLWSRGPMTRRAAQGLVLLEVKSATGAALALKRLRLRETGLSKYCAGLVALGAAPGGNRWLPALRGIGAAPVTRPGAPWWR from the coding sequence ATGAGCGAGGACCGCGCGACCGCGCTCGTGGGCACCGTGGCCGCGACGCTGCCCGGTATTTCCCTGCCCGAGGTGCTGGACACGACCGGCCTGATGAGCAGGGTCGACCGCAAGTTCGTCGTCGGCCACGCGGATTTCCTGTCCTTTGTAGACGGTATCGGGGGCCTGCTGGCGCTCGACATCGACGGCAGGCGCTCGTTCGGCTACTCCTCCACCTACTTCGACACCCCCGGCCTCGCCGTCTACCACGCGCACCGGCAAGGGCGCAGGCGCCGCTACAAGATCAGGACCAGGACCTACGTCGACACCGCGGACACCTTCTGCGAGCTGAAGCTCAGCGGGCGCCGCGAAATGACGGTCAAGCGCCGCCGTCCCCATCCGCCCGGCGAGGCGAACGCGATGACGGCGGACTCGTTCGCCTTCCTCGACCGCGAACTCGGCACCCGGTTCGGCCTGCCCGCACCGCGCCCGCTCGCCGCGTCGCTGGTGACCGACTACCGCAGGACCACGCTGGTCACCGCCGACCGGCTCACCAGGATCACCTGCGACACGAGCCTGCTCTGGTCCCGCGGGCCGATGACGCGGCGCGCCGCGCAGGGCCTGGTGCTGCTGGAGGTCAAGTCGGCCACCGGGGCGGCACTCGCGCTGAAACGGCTTCGCCTGCGGGAAACCGGGCTCAGCAAGTACTGCGCGGGGCTGGTCGCGCTCGGCGCGGCGCCGGGCGGCAACCGCTGGCTGCCCGCCCTGCGCGGCATCGGCGCGGCGCCGGTCACTCGACCGGGTGCCCCCTGGTGGCGATGA
- a CDS encoding dihydrofolate reductase family protein, with product MRKLKVAAFMTLDGVVEDPGGFGERQDGGWSLPFFDDEARRSAIDELATCDTFLTGRVTYEILSKAWSANTGEYAERLNAMSKLVVSTTLAGPLDWNARVLEGEAADAIAALKRQQGKDIVVYGSATLVRTLLRHDLVDEFRISVFPLVLGGGKRLFPEGTEQARLTLVSAKALASGVTALTYRNR from the coding sequence ATGCGGAAGCTCAAGGTGGCGGCGTTCATGACCCTCGACGGCGTCGTGGAGGACCCCGGCGGGTTCGGCGAGCGCCAGGACGGGGGATGGTCGCTCCCGTTCTTCGACGACGAGGCGCGGCGGTCGGCGATCGACGAGCTGGCGACCTGCGACACCTTCCTCACCGGCAGGGTGACCTACGAGATCCTGTCGAAGGCGTGGTCGGCCAACACCGGCGAGTACGCGGAACGCCTGAACGCGATGTCCAAGCTCGTCGTCTCGACGACCTTGGCGGGGCCGCTCGACTGGAACGCGCGCGTCCTCGAAGGGGAGGCCGCGGACGCGATCGCCGCGCTGAAACGGCAGCAGGGCAAGGACATCGTGGTGTACGGCAGCGCCACGCTGGTGCGGACGCTGCTGCGGCACGACCTGGTGGACGAGTTCCGGATCTCGGTCTTCCCCCTGGTACTCGGCGGCGGGAAGAGGCTGTTCCCCGAAGGGACCGAGCAGGCGCGCCTGACGCTCGTCTCCGCGAAAGCGCTGGCTTCCGGCGTGACCGCGTTGACCTACCGGAACCGTTGA
- a CDS encoding patatin-like phospholipase family protein, which translates to MGELVLPRPVGFVLGGGGSLGAMQVGMLRALTEHGVAPDLVVGTSVGSLNGAVLALGEGDPLARLERIWAHMTKSEAFPGGVLSQVRTLRHSKTNLFPNTGLAAIVAEHVGADTAFDDLTLPLGVVTTDVDTAEPLLLRSGPLLSPLLASCAIPGIFPPVQHDGKTLYDGGLVANVPMRQALSMGAKSLVVLDCAFPGKLPSAPKTFAEVMMFTAMISMRNQAVLEAPVAAAEVPVVYLPGPAPIRLSPLDFTRTDQLSAAAYEAASAYLAGISVDGAGLYGGPGLVA; encoded by the coding sequence ATGGGTGAGTTGGTGCTTCCGCGTCCGGTCGGGTTCGTGCTGGGCGGGGGTGGCAGCCTCGGCGCGATGCAGGTCGGCATGCTCCGTGCGCTGACCGAACACGGGGTGGCGCCGGATCTCGTGGTGGGTACGTCCGTCGGCTCGCTCAACGGCGCCGTGCTCGCGCTCGGCGAGGGCGATCCGCTCGCCAGGCTCGAACGGATCTGGGCGCACATGACCAAGAGCGAGGCGTTCCCCGGCGGTGTGCTGAGCCAGGTGCGGACGTTGCGGCACAGCAAGACGAACCTCTTCCCCAACACCGGTCTCGCCGCGATCGTCGCCGAGCACGTCGGCGCGGACACCGCCTTCGACGACCTCACGCTGCCGCTCGGCGTGGTCACCACCGACGTCGACACCGCGGAACCGCTTCTGCTGCGCTCGGGCCCGCTGCTCTCGCCGTTGCTGGCGAGCTGCGCCATTCCGGGCATCTTCCCGCCGGTCCAGCACGACGGGAAGACGCTCTACGACGGCGGGCTGGTGGCGAACGTGCCGATGCGCCAAGCACTTTCGATGGGCGCGAAGTCGCTCGTGGTGCTGGACTGCGCGTTCCCCGGCAAGCTGCCGTCCGCACCGAAGACCTTCGCCGAGGTGATGATGTTCACCGCGATGATCAGCATGCGCAACCAGGCCGTGCTGGAGGCGCCCGTCGCGGCGGCTGAAGTGCCCGTGGTGTACCTGCCGGGGCCGGCGCCGATCCGGTTGAGCCCGCTCGACTTCACCCGGACGGACCAGCTTTCGGCCGCCGCGTACGAGGCCGCTTCCGCTTACCTGGCCGGGATCAGCGTCGACGGCGCCGGGCTCTATGGTGGACCCGGCCTGGTGGCGTGA
- a CDS encoding sensor histidine kinase, whose translation MSARARILGWVLLVVLLALAGALVATHAVLRGQLDHRLDGEIFHETGKFRAYLTSADAMTPGAPNTVDTLLARYLERNLPEKYETFFSIVDGAAAKRSAADAPARLDGDRALVAELAKATVPAYGTVETAVGSARYGVVPVTVQGDPRRGALVIVEFVDHAAGEIDDVIRVMAAMSAAALLVAGLVGWLAAGRILAPVREMRLAAEQISESDLTRRIDVRGSDDVAALGRTFNTMLDRLERAFADQREFIDDAGHELRTPITIVRGHLELMGDDPADRRATTALVLDELGRMQRIVDDLLVLAKSGRPDFLVPERVDLADLTVETFTKARPLADRQWRLDGVAEVVVRADGQRLAQALLQLVSNAVRHTRPDQEIALGSSAAGGTARIWVRDTGEGVPPDSRARIFERFKRGSNARDEDGSGLGLPIVVAIAEAHGGQVVLDSTPGDGALFTIELPISERAPQEAPR comes from the coding sequence GTGAGTGCGAGGGCCCGCATTCTGGGCTGGGTCCTGCTGGTCGTCCTGCTCGCGCTCGCGGGCGCGCTCGTGGCCACGCACGCGGTGCTCCGCGGTCAGCTCGACCACCGTCTCGACGGCGAGATCTTCCACGAGACGGGGAAGTTCCGCGCCTACCTGACCTCGGCCGACGCGATGACGCCCGGCGCGCCGAACACGGTCGACACCCTGCTCGCGCGCTACCTCGAACGGAACCTGCCGGAGAAGTACGAGACGTTCTTCTCCATCGTCGACGGCGCTGCGGCTAAGCGGAGCGCGGCCGACGCGCCGGCGCGGCTCGACGGCGACCGCGCGCTGGTCGCCGAGCTGGCCAAGGCGACCGTGCCCGCGTACGGGACGGTCGAAACGGCGGTCGGCTCGGCGCGCTACGGCGTCGTTCCCGTTACGGTGCAAGGAGATCCGCGGCGGGGCGCGCTGGTGATCGTCGAGTTCGTCGACCACGCCGCCGGCGAGATCGACGACGTGATCCGCGTGATGGCGGCGATGTCGGCGGCGGCGCTGCTGGTGGCCGGGCTGGTCGGCTGGCTGGCGGCGGGGCGGATCCTCGCGCCGGTGCGGGAAATGCGGCTCGCGGCGGAGCAGATCAGCGAATCCGATCTCACCCGGCGCATCGACGTGCGCGGCTCCGATGACGTCGCGGCGCTCGGCAGGACGTTCAACACCATGCTCGACCGGCTGGAGCGGGCGTTCGCGGACCAGCGGGAGTTCATCGACGACGCGGGCCACGAACTGCGGACCCCGATCACCATCGTGCGCGGCCATCTCGAGCTGATGGGCGACGATCCCGCCGACCGGCGCGCGACCACCGCGCTGGTGCTCGACGAGCTCGGCCGGATGCAGCGGATCGTCGACGACCTGCTGGTGCTGGCGAAGTCGGGGCGCCCCGACTTCCTCGTGCCCGAACGCGTCGACCTCGCCGATCTCACCGTCGAAACCTTCACCAAGGCGCGCCCGCTCGCCGACCGGCAGTGGCGGCTCGACGGCGTCGCCGAGGTCGTGGTGCGCGCCGACGGGCAGCGGCTGGCGCAGGCGCTGCTGCAGCTCGTGTCCAACGCGGTCCGGCACACGCGGCCGGACCAGGAGATCGCGCTCGGCTCGTCGGCGGCAGGGGGCACCGCGCGGATCTGGGTCCGCGACACCGGCGAAGGCGTGCCGCCGGATTCGCGTGCGAGGATCTTCGAGCGGTTCAAACGGGGCAGCAACGCCCGCGACGAAGACGGATCGGGGCTCGGGCTGCCGATCGTGGTGGCGATCGCCGAGGCGCACGGCGGGCAGGTGGTGCTCGACAGCACACCGGGTGATGGCGCGTTGTTCACCATCGAGCTGCCGATATCCGAACGAGCGCCGCAGGAGGCCCCGCGATGA
- a CDS encoding L,D-transpeptidase codes for MFAKKTLLSGRGAILGLLLAALTLSACSSGDDKGGGSPGASNNGGDSGDSPVSITIDPANGTDLNPAKPITVKAANGTLADVTVSNTAKNKPVKGDFSADKTSWTTSEPLGYGSTYQIVAHANDGKGKTAEQQGKISTLSPRQQANPNLIPAPGAVAQTGVGVGQPIVFSFGQPVKNKAEVEKHLSVESTPKQDGGWYWIDDKNVHYRPKEYWKAGTQLKVSAKIYGVDFGNGVYGATDRTESYKVHDSWVAKADGGTEQMQIFHNGQMVKSMDISMGKDATPTHLGPHVISDKHENYTMDSCTYGVCQGQPGYYKSNEKWSQRISNDGEFVHENPNSVGQQGSSNVSHGCINLNDANAKWFYQNLGLGDVVEVTNSGGPQLPVWDLYGDWSVPWDKWQAGSAIK; via the coding sequence ATGTTCGCAAAGAAGACTTTACTTTCCGGCCGCGGCGCCATTCTCGGGCTCTTGCTCGCCGCGCTGACGTTGTCCGCGTGCAGTTCCGGCGACGACAAGGGCGGCGGTTCGCCCGGCGCCTCGAACAACGGCGGTGATTCCGGCGATTCCCCGGTCTCCATCACGATCGATCCGGCGAACGGGACCGACCTGAACCCGGCGAAGCCGATCACCGTGAAGGCGGCCAACGGCACGCTCGCCGACGTGACCGTGTCGAACACGGCGAAGAACAAACCGGTCAAGGGAGACTTCTCCGCCGACAAGACGAGCTGGACCACCTCCGAGCCGCTCGGGTACGGCAGCACGTACCAGATCGTCGCGCATGCCAATGACGGCAAGGGAAAGACCGCGGAGCAGCAGGGCAAGATCAGCACGCTGTCCCCCCGCCAGCAGGCGAACCCCAACCTGATCCCGGCACCGGGCGCGGTGGCGCAGACCGGGGTCGGCGTCGGCCAGCCCATCGTGTTCAGCTTCGGCCAGCCGGTGAAGAACAAGGCCGAGGTGGAAAAGCACCTTTCGGTCGAATCGACGCCGAAGCAGGACGGCGGCTGGTACTGGATCGACGACAAGAACGTCCACTACCGCCCCAAGGAGTACTGGAAGGCGGGCACCCAGCTCAAGGTGTCGGCGAAGATCTATGGCGTCGACTTCGGGAACGGCGTCTACGGCGCGACGGACCGCACCGAGAGCTACAAGGTGCACGATTCCTGGGTCGCCAAGGCCGACGGCGGCACCGAGCAGATGCAGATCTTCCACAATGGACAGATGGTGAAGTCCATGGACATCTCCATGGGCAAGGACGCGACCCCGACGCACCTCGGTCCGCACGTCATCTCCGACAAGCACGAGAACTACACGATGGACTCGTGCACCTACGGCGTGTGCCAGGGCCAGCCCGGCTACTACAAGTCCAACGAGAAGTGGTCGCAGCGGATCTCGAACGACGGCGAGTTCGTCCACGAGAACCCGAACAGCGTCGGCCAGCAGGGCAGTTCGAACGTCTCGCACGGGTGCATCAACCTCAACGACGCGAACGCCAAGTGGTTCTACCAGAACCTCGGCCTCGGCGACGTCGTCGAGGTGACCAACTCCGGCGGCCCGCAGCTGCCGGTGTGGGACCTCTACGGCGACTGGTCCGTGCCATGGGACAAGTGGCAGGCGGGCAGCGCCATCAAGTAG
- a CDS encoding low temperature requirement protein A — translation MSEQPAPSGTRIRVWYRPMVARGEHEQHRVATTLELLFDLCFVVAVGQMASALHHALSSGHIGHGVLSFLMVFYAVWWAWFQFSWFATTFDTDDVPYRLAVLVQIAGGLVIAAGVPRAFEREDFTVIVIGYVLMRLAGVTQWLRAARTDRMRRPTCLRYAGGIVAVQILWIARLALPHDWLLPSFFVLFVFECLVPIWAEQAVGTTWNRHHIAERYGLFTIIVLGETVIGASAAIQHGIEDGQHLGGLISLAVAGLVLVFSLWWLYFDQPGHKRLGSFRTAIAWGYGHFLIFASAAALGAGMEVAVDYDAHQTALSSLPAGMAITVPVAVFLFFVWLLHIGPSNACRPIAIGFPAAAVLVLASSFSPAPVHFAAGITAVLVAVTVIATRGHPVE, via the coding sequence ATGTCCGAGCAACCCGCCCCCTCCGGCACCCGGATCCGGGTCTGGTACCGGCCGATGGTGGCCAGGGGTGAGCACGAGCAGCACCGGGTGGCGACCACCCTGGAGCTGCTGTTCGACCTGTGTTTCGTGGTCGCCGTCGGGCAGATGGCCTCGGCGCTGCACCACGCGCTTTCGTCCGGCCACATCGGACACGGTGTGCTGAGCTTCCTGATGGTGTTCTACGCCGTCTGGTGGGCGTGGTTCCAGTTCAGCTGGTTCGCCACCACCTTCGACACCGACGACGTGCCGTACCGGCTCGCGGTGCTCGTGCAGATCGCGGGCGGGCTGGTGATCGCGGCCGGGGTGCCCCGCGCGTTCGAGCGCGAGGACTTCACGGTCATCGTGATCGGGTACGTGCTGATGCGGCTCGCCGGGGTCACGCAGTGGCTGCGCGCGGCGCGGACCGACCGGATGCGGCGGCCGACCTGCCTGCGCTACGCCGGCGGCATCGTGGCGGTGCAGATCCTCTGGATCGCCAGGCTGGCGCTGCCCCACGACTGGCTGCTGCCCTCGTTCTTCGTGCTGTTCGTGTTCGAGTGCCTGGTGCCGATCTGGGCGGAGCAGGCCGTCGGTACCACCTGGAACCGGCACCACATCGCCGAGCGGTACGGCCTGTTCACCATCATCGTGCTCGGCGAGACCGTGATCGGGGCGAGCGCGGCGATCCAGCACGGCATCGAGGACGGGCAGCACCTCGGCGGGCTCATTTCGCTCGCCGTCGCGGGGCTCGTGCTGGTGTTTTCCTTGTGGTGGCTGTACTTCGACCAGCCGGGGCACAAGCGGCTCGGCTCGTTCCGCACCGCGATCGCCTGGGGCTACGGGCACTTCCTGATCTTCGCCTCGGCCGCCGCGCTCGGTGCCGGGATGGAGGTGGCCGTCGACTACGACGCGCACCAGACCGCGCTTTCGTCGCTGCCCGCCGGGATGGCGATCACCGTGCCGGTGGCGGTGTTCCTGTTCTTCGTGTGGCTGCTGCACATCGGCCCGTCGAACGCGTGCCGCCCGATCGCGATCGGGTTCCCCGCCGCGGCCGTGCTCGTGCTGGCGTCGTCGTTTTCCCCGGCGCCGGTGCACTTCGCGGCGGGGATCACCGCCGTGCTGGTCGCGGTCACCGTCATCGCCACCAGGGGGCACCCGGTCGAGTGA
- a CDS encoding DUF4956 domain-containing protein, with protein MTTTLLHLAADLVTMVVLAYGIYARRHHRRDLACAYLALSLGVCVAVSLLLSISSASALGLGLFGVLSIIRLRSDSITQQEVAYYFVALVVGLVNGVPSADWRLVAVFDVLLPAVLYLTDHPSATAATTRCTVVLEMAVTDDRALVAELQHRLGGTVVRHSVSEVDYVREVTVVDVRLRPHPAPDRRPIAGVR; from the coding sequence ATGACCACGACACTGCTCCACCTCGCCGCCGACCTCGTCACGATGGTCGTGCTCGCCTACGGCATCTACGCCAGGCGCCACCACCGGCGCGATCTCGCCTGCGCCTATCTCGCGCTGAGCCTCGGCGTCTGCGTCGCCGTTTCGCTGCTGCTGTCGATCTCGTCCGCCAGCGCGCTCGGCCTCGGCCTGTTCGGGGTGCTCTCGATCATCCGGCTGCGCTCCGATTCGATCACCCAGCAGGAGGTGGCGTACTACTTCGTGGCCCTCGTCGTCGGCCTCGTCAACGGCGTCCCGTCGGCGGACTGGCGGCTGGTCGCGGTGTTCGACGTGCTGCTGCCCGCCGTGCTGTACCTCACGGACCACCCGTCGGCGACGGCCGCCACCACGCGGTGCACCGTGGTGCTCGAAATGGCCGTGACCGACGACCGCGCGCTCGTCGCCGAGTTGCAGCACCGACTCGGCGGCACCGTGGTGCGCCACAGCGTGTCCGAAGTGGACTACGTCAGGGAGGTCACGGTCGTCGACGTGCGGCTGCGCCCGCACCCCGCGCCGGACCGCCGTCCGATCGCGGGCGTCCGATGA
- a CDS encoding response regulator transcription factor, which yields MTSILVVEDSARLGAFVEKGLRAHGFTTQWARTGATGLAEALTGAHDLVVLDLGLPDLDGTDLLRALRAAGRTTPVVILTARDSVVDRIAGLSGGADDYLSKPFAFEELLARIRLRLRDRADAEPALLKAGELSLNLHTRRASVGGAEVDLTAREFALLETLIRNRGHVLSREQLLNSVWGFDFDPGSNVVDVYIRYLRRKVGADRIETVRGMGYRLLAG from the coding sequence ATGACCAGCATCCTGGTGGTGGAAGACTCGGCACGGCTCGGCGCCTTCGTCGAGAAAGGCTTGCGGGCACACGGTTTCACCACCCAATGGGCCCGCACCGGCGCGACGGGGCTGGCCGAAGCGCTGACCGGCGCCCACGATCTCGTCGTGCTCGATCTCGGCCTCCCCGATCTCGACGGCACGGATCTCCTCCGCGCGCTGCGCGCGGCCGGGCGCACGACACCGGTGGTCATCCTGACCGCGCGCGACAGCGTGGTCGACCGGATCGCCGGGCTTTCCGGCGGCGCGGACGACTACCTGTCCAAGCCGTTCGCCTTCGAGGAACTGCTCGCCAGGATCCGGCTCCGGCTGCGCGATCGCGCCGACGCCGAACCCGCGCTGCTCAAGGCTGGCGAGCTGAGCCTGAACCTGCACACCCGCCGCGCGTCGGTCGGCGGCGCCGAGGTCGACCTCACCGCGCGCGAGTTCGCGCTGCTGGAAACGCTCATCCGCAACCGTGGCCATGTGCTGTCCCGCGAGCAGCTGCTGAACAGCGTGTGGGGGTTCGACTTCGACCCCGGCTCGAACGTCGTCGACGTCTACATCCGGTACCTGCGCCGCAAGGTCGGCGCGGACCGCATCGAAACCGTGCGCGGGATGGGATACCGGCTCCTGGCCGGATGA
- a CDS encoding glycoside hydrolase family 43 protein yields MKRLRALLAFLASLVLLGAVPAAAADAKPVRTNATWFNDAKTPGADPYVRFDEASGYYYAYSTEGADDGYYFGVYRSPDLATWEHLPGGALRADDAKNWAHDWYWAPEVYFNAKTGLYFLFYAGRMNTHVAEHFKYADFEEPSKVGVAVSRSPAGPFRDIAAQPIDYFPYDPVYHDVNLIMDATQKKPPSTREEGETAPLGTYIPFIDPNVFFDDDGRIYLYFSRNAYRNWVWDTDLGKYIEESNIYAVELTGDWWNDPTGRTMPAIQPRYRNANRAPGENARKDGFTPILSYAGQKQPWENAHVDDYAKSGGQKKDRRWEEGSTTFKAYPGHGRKPVYYLTYSANNFENEFYGVGYAVADSPLGPWKKSAANPVLSQDPAKGLYSTGHGSVVASPDGRARYYVHHGRPSTKDDRRIYTAALDVDPAAKGLAISSSTSDEPMPPGVAPFAMRADRGVLVGPRGRPATTSVTVSAADGAAFDLANPLNRVDARLWPPSAGIVQVTGSRVVVTPSKPGAAVLTVTYQRARAAGGYFDVTQGRDHPVAVSVPVIAW; encoded by the coding sequence ATGAAGCGACTTCGTGCCCTGCTGGCCTTTCTCGCCTCGCTCGTGCTGCTCGGCGCGGTGCCCGCCGCCGCGGCGGACGCGAAACCCGTGCGCACGAACGCCACCTGGTTCAACGACGCCAAGACGCCGGGCGCCGATCCGTACGTCCGCTTCGACGAAGCGAGCGGGTACTACTACGCGTACTCGACCGAAGGCGCCGACGACGGGTACTACTTCGGGGTCTACCGCTCGCCCGACCTCGCCACCTGGGAGCACCTGCCCGGCGGCGCGCTGCGCGCCGATGACGCGAAGAACTGGGCGCACGACTGGTACTGGGCGCCGGAGGTGTACTTCAACGCGAAGACCGGGCTGTACTTCCTGTTCTACGCGGGCCGGATGAACACGCACGTCGCGGAGCACTTCAAGTACGCCGATTTCGAGGAGCCGTCGAAGGTCGGGGTCGCGGTGTCCCGCTCGCCCGCGGGCCCGTTCCGCGACATCGCGGCCCAGCCGATCGACTACTTCCCGTACGACCCGGTCTACCACGACGTCAACCTGATCATGGACGCGACGCAGAAGAAGCCGCCGTCGACGCGGGAAGAGGGCGAGACGGCGCCGCTGGGCACCTACATCCCGTTCATCGATCCCAACGTCTTCTTCGACGACGACGGCCGGATCTACCTGTACTTCTCCCGCAACGCCTACCGGAACTGGGTGTGGGACACCGATCTCGGCAAGTACATCGAGGAGTCGAACATCTACGCCGTCGAGCTGACCGGCGACTGGTGGAACGACCCGACCGGCCGCACCATGCCCGCGATCCAGCCGCGCTACCGCAACGCGAACCGCGCGCCGGGTGAGAACGCGCGCAAGGACGGGTTCACCCCGATCCTGTCCTACGCGGGGCAGAAGCAGCCGTGGGAGAACGCGCACGTTGACGACTACGCGAAGTCCGGCGGCCAGAAGAAGGACCGGCGCTGGGAAGAGGGTTCGACGACGTTCAAGGCCTATCCGGGGCACGGCAGGAAACCCGTCTACTACCTCACCTACTCGGCGAACAACTTCGAGAACGAGTTCTACGGTGTCGGGTACGCGGTGGCGGACAGCCCGCTCGGCCCGTGGAAGAAGAGCGCGGCGAACCCGGTGCTCTCGCAGGACCCGGCGAAGGGCCTGTACTCGACCGGCCACGGCAGCGTGGTCGCCTCGCCGGACGGGCGCGCGCGGTACTACGTCCACCACGGCCGTCCATCCACAAAGGACGATCGGAGGATCTACACCGCCGCGCTGGACGTCGACCCCGCGGCGAAGGGGCTGGCCATCTCGTCGTCGACCTCGGACGAGCCGATGCCGCCGGGGGTGGCGCCGTTCGCGATGCGCGCCGACCGGGGCGTGCTCGTCGGCCCCCGTGGGCGTCCCGCGACCACTTCGGTGACGGTCAGCGCCGCGGACGGAGCCGCGTTCGACCTCGCCAACCCGCTCAACCGGGTGGACGCCAGGCTCTGGCCACCGTCGGCGGGCATCGTCCAAGTCACGGGCTCGCGGGTCGTGGTGACGCCGTCGAAGCCGGGCGCGGCCGTGCTCACGGTGACCTACCAGCGCGCCCGCGCGGCAGGCGGCTACTTCGACGTGACGCAGGGCCGTGACCACCCGGTGGCGGTTTCGGTCCCGGTGATCGCCTGGTAG